One Helicobacter pylori NCTC 11637 = CCUG 17874 = ATCC 43504 = JCM 12093 genomic window, GATTTATCCAATGAAGAAGCAACAGAAATCAATCATTTTGAAGATTCTTCAAAAGAATCCAAAGAAAGCTCATATTATCATCTTGACAACCCCACAGAAACTAAAACCCATTTTGATGGAGACAATCTAGAAGAAATAACTAACGACTCTAACGATCAAGAGATTATCAAAGGAAGCAAAAAGAAATATATTATTGGTGGCATTGTAGTCGCTGTTCTTATCGTGATCATTTTATTTTCTAGAAGCATTTTTCACTACTTCATGCCTTTGGAAGATAAAAGCTCTCGTTTTAGCAAAGATAGGAATCTTTATGTCAATGATGAAATCCAAATAAGGCAAGAGTATAACCGATTGCTGAAAGAACGGAATGAAAAAGGCAATATGATCGATAAAAATCTTTTCTTCAATGACGATCCCAATAGAACCTTATACAACTATTTGAATATTGCAGAAATTGAGGACAAAAACCCATTGAGAGCCTTTTATGAGTGTATTAGTAATGGTGGCAACTATGAAGAATGTTTGAAGCTTATCAAAGACAAAAAACTTCAAGATCAAATGAAAAAGACTCTAGAGGCTTATAATGACTGCATCAAAAATGCCAAAACTGAAGAAGAAAGGATCAAGTGTTTAGATTTAATCAAAGATGAAAACTTGAAAAAAAGCTTACTGAACCAACAAAAAGTTCAGGTGGCGCTAGATTGTTTGAAAAACGCTAAAACCGATGAAGAACGAAACGAGTGCCTAAAACTCATAAATGACCCTGATATTAGAGAGAAATTCCGTAAGGAATTAGAGCTTCAAAAAGAGCTTCAAGAGTATAAGGATTGTATCAAAAACGCCAAAACAGAGGCTGAGAAAAATGAATGCTTGAAAGGCTTGTCTAAAGAAGCTATAGAAAGATTGAAACAGCAAGCGCTAGATTGTTTGAAAAACGCTAAAACCGATGAAGAACGAAACGAGTGCTTGAAAAATATTCCCCAAGACTTGCAAAAAGAACTACTAGCTGATATGAGCGTCAAGGCTTATAAGGACTGCGTTTCAAAAGCTAGGAATGAAAAAGAGAAAAAAGAATGCGAGAAATTGCTCACGCCTGAAGCGAGGAAAAAGTTAGAACAACAGGTTCTAGATTGTTTGAAAAACGCTAAAACCGATGAAGAACGAAAAAAGTGTTTGAAAGATCTCCCTAAAGACTTACAAAGCGATATTTTAGCTAAAGAGAGCGTTAAAGCTTATAAAGACTGCGTATCTCAAGCCAAAACTGAAGCTGAGAAACAAGAGTGTGAGAAATTACTCACGCCTGAAGCGAAAAAACTTTTAGAAGAAGAAGCCAAAGAAAGCGTTAAGGCTTACTTGGACTGTGTATCTCAAGCCAAAACTGAAGATGAGAAAAAAGAGTGTGAGAAATTACTCACGCCTGAAGCGAGAAAACTATTAGAAGAAGCTAAAAAAAGCGTTAAAGCTTATTTGGATTGCGTATCTCAAGCCAAAACTGAAGCTGAAAGAAAAGAGTGTGAGAAATTACTTACGCCTGAAGCGAAAAAACTATTAGAGCAACAAGCTCTAGATTGTTTGAAAAACGCTAAAACCGAAGCTGATAAAAAAAGGTGTGTCAAAGATCTCCCTAAAGACTTGCAGAAAAAGGTTTTAGCCAAAGAGAGCGTTAGGGTTTATTTGGATTGCGTATCAAGAGCCAAAAACGAAGCTGAAAGAAAAGAATGCGAGAAATTACTCACCCCTGAAGCGAGAAAACTATTAGAAGAAGCTAAAAAAAGCGTTAAAGCTTATAAAGACTGCGTATCAAGAGCCAGGAATGAAAAAGAGAAAAAAGAATGCGAGAAATTACTCACCCCTGAAGCGAGAAAACTATTAGAAGAAGCTAAAAAAAGCGTTAAAGCTTATTTGGATTGCGTATCTCAAGCCAAAACTGAAGCTGAAAGAAAAGAGTGTGAGAAATTACTTACGCCTGAAGCGAAAAAACTATTAGAAGAAGCTAAAGAGAGCGTCAAAGCTTATAAAGACTGCCTCTCCCAAGCTAGAAATGAAACTGAAAGGAGAGCTTGCGAGAAATTACTCACCCCTGAAGCGAGAAAACTTTTAGAGAAGCAAGCGCTAGATTGTTTGAAAAACGCTAAAACCGAATCTGAGAAAAAAAGGTGTGTCAAAGATCTCCCTAAAGACTTGCAGAAAAAGGTTTTAGCTAAAGAGAGCGTTAAGGCTTATTTGGATTGCGTATCTCAAGCCAAAACTGAAGCTGAAAGAAAAGAGTGTGAGAAATTACTTACGCCTGAAGCGAAAAAACTATTAGAAGAAGCTAAAGAGAGCGTCAAAGCTTATAAAGACTGCCTCTCCCAAGCTAGAAATGAAACTGAAAGGAGAGCTTGCGAGAAATTACTCACCCCTGAAGCAAGGAAACTACTAGAGCAAGAAGTTAAAAAGAGCGTTAAAGCTTATAAAGACTGCGTATCAAGAGCTAGGAATGAAAAAGAGAAAAAAGAATGCGAGAAATTACTCACCCCTGAAGCGAGGAAACTTTTAGAACAACAAGCGCTAGATTGTTTGAAAAACGCTAAAACCGAATCTGATAAAAAAAGGTGTGTCAAAGATCTCCCTAAAGACTTGCAGAAAAAGGTTTTAGCCAAAGAGAGCGTTAAGGCTTATTTGGACTGCGTATCAAGAGCTAGGAATGAAAAAGAGAAAAAAGAATGCGAGAAATTACTCACCCCTGAAGCGAGGAAACTTTTAGAAGAAGCTAAAGAGAGCCTTAAGGCTTATAAAGACTGCCTCTCTCAAGCTAGAAATGAAACTGAAAGGAGAGCTTGCGAAAAATTACTCACCCCTGAAGCGAGGAAACTCTTAGAGCAAGAAGTTAAGAAGAGCGTTAAGGCTTATTTGGACTGCGTATCAAGAGCTAGGAATGAAAAAGAGAAACAAGAATGCGAGAAATTACTCACCCCTGAAGCGAGGAAATTTTTAGCGAAGCAAGCATTAAGTTGTTTGGAAAAAGCTAGAAATGAAGAAGAAAGAAAAGCATGTCTTAAAAATCTCCCTAAAGACTTACAGAAAAATGTTTTAGCTAAAGAGAGCCTTAAAGCTTATAAGGACTGCCTCTCTCAAGCTAGAAATGAAACTGAAAGGAGAGCTTGCGAGAAATTACTCACCCCTGAAGCGAGAAAACTACTAGAACAAGAAGTTAAAAAGAGCGTCAAGGCTTATTTGGATTGCGTATCAAAAGCTAGGAATGAAAAAGAGAAACAAGAATGCGAGAAATTACTCACGCCTGAAGCGAGGAAATTTTTAGAGAAAGAACTCCAACAAAAAGATAAAGCGATAAAAGATTGCTTGAAAAACGCCGATCCTAACGACAGAGCGGCTATCATGAAGTGTTTGGATGGTTTGAGCGATGAAGAGAAGCTCAAATACCTGCAAGAAGCTAGAGAAAAGGCTGTTGCGGATTGTTTGGCTATGGCTAAAACCGATGAAGAAAAAAGGAAATGCCAAAACCTTTATAGCGATTTGATCCAAGAAATCCAAAATAAAAGGACACAAAGCAAACAAAATCAATTGAGTAAAACAGAAAGATTGCATCAAGCAAGCGAGTGTTTGGATAACTTAGATGACCCTACCGATCAACAAGCCATAGAGCAATGTTTAGAGGGCTTGAGCGATAGTGAAAGGGCGCTAATTCTAGGAATTAAACGACAAGCTGATGAAGTGGATCTGATTTATAGCGATCTAAGAAACCGCAAAACCTTTGATAACATGGCGGCTAAAGGTTATCCGTTGTTGCCAATGGATTTCAAAAATGGCGGCGATATTGCCACTATTAACGCCACTAATGTTGATGCGGACAAAATAGCTAGCGATAATCCTATTTATGCTTCCATAGAGCCTGATATTACCAAGCAATACGAAACAGAAAAAACCATTAAGGATAAGAATTTAGAAGCTAAATTAGCTAAGGCTTTAGGTGGCAATAAAAAAGATGACGATAAAGAAAAAAGTAAAAAACCCACAGCAGAAGCTAAAGTAGAAAGCAATAAGATAGACAAAGATGTCGCAGAAACTGCTAAGAATATCAGTGAAATCGCTCTTAAGAACAAAAAAGAAAAGAATGGGGAATTTGTAGATGAAAATGGTAATCCCATTGATGACAAAAAGAAAGCAGAAAAACAAGATGAAACAAGCCCTGTCAAACAGGCCTTTATAGGCAAGAGTGATCCCACATTTGTTTTAGCGCAATACACCCCTATTGAAATCACTCTGACTTCTAAAGTAGATGCCACTCTCACAGGTATAGTGAGTGGGGTTGTAGCCAAAGATGTATGGAACATGAACGGCACTATGATCTTACTAGACAAAGGCACTAAGGTGTATGGGAATTATCAAAGCGTGAAAGGTGGCACACCCATTATGACACGCTTAATGATAGTCTTTACTAAAGCCATTACGCCTGATGGTGTGATAATACCTCTAGCAAACGCTCAAGCAGCAGGCATGTTGGGTGAAGCAGGGGTAGATGGCTATGTGAATAATCACTTTATGAAGCGCATAGGCTTTGCTGTGATAGCAAGCGTGGTTAATAGCTTCTTGCAAACTGCGCCTATCATAGCTCTAGATAAGCTCATAGGCCTTGGCAAAGGCAGAAGTGAAAGGACACCTGAATTTAATTACGCTTTGGGTCAAGCTATCAATGGTAGTATGCAAAGTTCAGCCCAGATGTCTAATCAAATTCTAGGGCAACTGATGAATATCCCCCCAAGTTTTTACAAAAATGAGGGCGATAGTATTAAGATTCTCACAATGGACGATATTGATTTTAGTGGCGTGTATGATGTTAAAATTACCAACAAATCTGTGGTAGATGAAATTATCAAACAAAGCACCAAAACTTTGTCTAGAGAACATGAAGAGATCACCACAAGCCCCAAAGGTGGCAATTAATTCAAGAGAAAGGATAAAATATATTTATGTTACCAAACTCGGTTCTTTACAAAATAAAAGACAAAACCAACAATAGGCTCTTCTAAAGGATGTAGTGGCGGAAAAAACCAAGCAAAAACAATGAAAGGAAACAGCAATGGAACTCGGTTTTAATGAAACAGAAAGACAAAAGATCTTAGATAGCAACAAATCTCTTATGGGAAATGCAAATGAAGTAAGGGATAAGTTTATTCAAAATTACGCCTCTTCTTTAAAAGATAGCAACGATCCGCAAGATTTTTTGAGAAGAGTTCAAGAGTTAAGAATCAATATGCAAAAGAATTTTATTAGTTTTGATGTTTATTACAACTATTTGAACAACCTTGTGTTAGCCAGTTACAATCGTTGCAAACAAGAAAAGACTTTTGCAGAAAGCACGATCAAAAATGAACTAACGCTTGGGGAGTTTGTTGCAGAAATTTCTGACAACTTCAATAATTTTATGTGTGATGAAGTGGCAAGAATTTCAGACCTAGTGGCTTCTTATCTGCCAAGAGAGTATTTACCGCCATTCATAGATGGCAATATGATGGGCGTGGCGTTTCAGATTCTAGGGATAGATGATTTTGGAAGGAAGCTCAATGAGATTGTCCAAGATATAGGGACTAAATATATTATTTTGAGCAAAAATAAGACTTATCTCACTTCTTTAGAAAGAGCTAAATTGATAACCCAATTAAAATTAAATTTGGAATAAGAACATGACTGAAGACAGATTGAGTGCAGAAGATAAAAAATTTCTAGAAGTAGAAAGAGCTTTAAAAGAAGCGGCATTAAATCCTCTAAGGCATGCTACTGAAGAACTTTTTGGTGATTTTTTAAAAATGGAAAATATCACTGAGATTTGTTACAATGGGAACAAGGTTGTATGGGTTTTAAAAAATAATGGCGAATGGCAACCATTTGATGTGAGAGACAAGAAAGCTTTTAGCCTGTCTCGTTTAATGCATTTTGCTCGGTGTTGTGCAAGTTTTAAGAAAAAAAACAATAGACAACTATGAAAATCCTATTTTGAGCAGCAATTTAGCGAATGGTGAAAGGGTGCAGATTGTCCTTTCCCCTGTTACAGTTAATGATGAAACCATTTCCATATCCATAAGGATACCCAGCAAAACAACCTATCCTCATAGCTTCTTTGAGGAGCAGGGTTTTTATAATCTACTAGATAACAAAGAACAAGCGATCAGTGCGATTAAAGATGGTATTGCTATTGGTAAGAATGTGATTGTTTGTGGTGGCACAGGAAGCGGTAAAACGACTTATATTAAAAGCATCATGGAGTTTATCCCCAAAGAAGAAAGGATCATATCCATTGAAGACACCGAAGAGATTGTATTCAAACACCACAAGAACTACACGCAGCTTTTTTTTGGTGGGAATATCACCTCTGCTGATTGCTTAAAGTCATGTTTGAGAATGCGGCCTGATAGAATCATTTTAGGAGAACTCAGAAGCAGTGAGGCATACGATTTTTATAATGTGCTTTGTAGCGGTCATAAAGGCACGCTAACCACTCTGCATGCAGGGAGCAGTGAAGAAGCGTTTATCCGTTTAGCCAACATGAGTTCATCTAATAGTGCAGCAAGGAATATCAAGTTTGAAAGTCTTATTGAGGGCTTTAAAGATTTAATTGATATGATTGTCCATATCAACCACCACAAACAGTGTGATGAATTTTATATCAAACATAGGTAGTAGGCACAATGGAAGACTTTTTGTATAACACCTTATATTTCATAGAGGATTATAAGTTGGTTGTTATTTTTAGTTTCATAGGGTTAATAGCGTTATTTTTTCTTTACAAATTCATAAAAACTCAAAAAAAGGCTTTTAAAGATAAAGCTAACCAACCTCAAAAGAAAAAAAGCTTTAAAGAAATCATTATAGATGGGCTGAAAGAAAGGGTTAAAACCTTTGGCTTTTGGTTGCAAGCTATACTATTACTATCCTATTCTTTTATCACATCAGGGTTATTTTTCTTGATTCTCTTAGGTAATTTTTATGATGATAATCGATCGCCTGAGAGCGATGATGATCTTTTTGATATATGGATCTATGCGATACAAGATTTTCCTGCATACTATTTTAAGGCGCTTTGTTTTAGTTCACTCAAAATTTATGGGTTCAATATATCCTTAGTCGTATATAGTTCTATTTTATGCTCTTATATCTTCATTACCTTTTTTGTGTGGTTCTTAAAATACTTAACTCGGACTAGAGACATAGGAGCGAATAAAAAAGTTGATGATCTCTT contains:
- a CDS encoding CagY family CD-EC repeat-containing protein; this encodes MNEENDKLETSKKTQQDSPQDLSNEEATEANHFEDSLKEESSDNHLDNPTETKTHFDGDNLEETQTQMDSESNETSESSNGSLADKLFKKARKLVDNKRPFTQQKNLDEETQELNEEDDQENNGYQEETQTGLIDDETSKKPQQDSPQDLSNEEATEINHFEDSSKESKESSYYHLDNPTETKTHFDGDNLEEITNDSNDQEIIKGSKKKYIIGGIVVAVLIVIILFSRSIFHYFMPLEDKSSRFSKDRNLYVNDEIQIRQEYNRLLKERNEKGNMIDKNLFFNDDPNRTLYNYLNIAEIEDKNPLRAFYECISNGGNYEECLKLIKDKKLQDQMKKTLEAYNDCIKNAKTEEERIKCLDLIKDENLKKSLLNQQKVQVALDCLKNAKTDEERNECLKLINDPDIREKFRKELELQKELQEYKDCIKNAKTEAEKNECLKGLSKEAIERLKQQALDCLKNAKTDEERNECLKNIPQDLQKELLADMSVKAYKDCVSKARNEKEKKECEKLLTPEARKKLEQQVLDCLKNAKTDEERKKCLKDLPKDLQSDILAKESVKAYKDCVSQAKTEAEKQECEKLLTPEAKKLLEEEAKESVKAYLDCVSQAKTEDEKKECEKLLTPEARKLLEEAKKSVKAYLDCVSQAKTEAERKECEKLLTPEAKKLLEQQALDCLKNAKTEADKKRCVKDLPKDLQKKVLAKESVRVYLDCVSRAKNEAERKECEKLLTPEARKLLEEAKKSVKAYKDCVSRARNEKEKKECEKLLTPEARKLLEEAKKSVKAYLDCVSQAKTEAERKECEKLLTPEAKKLLEEAKESVKAYKDCLSQARNETERRACEKLLTPEARKLLEKQALDCLKNAKTESEKKRCVKDLPKDLQKKVLAKESVKAYLDCVSQAKTEAERKECEKLLTPEAKKLLEEAKESVKAYKDCLSQARNETERRACEKLLTPEARKLLEQEVKKSVKAYKDCVSRARNEKEKKECEKLLTPEARKLLEQQALDCLKNAKTESDKKRCVKDLPKDLQKKVLAKESVKAYLDCVSRARNEKEKKECEKLLTPEARKLLEEAKESLKAYKDCLSQARNETERRACEKLLTPEARKLLEQEVKKSVKAYLDCVSRARNEKEKQECEKLLTPEARKFLAKQALSCLEKARNEEERKACLKNLPKDLQKNVLAKESLKAYKDCLSQARNETERRACEKLLTPEARKLLEQEVKKSVKAYLDCVSKARNEKEKQECEKLLTPEARKFLEKELQQKDKAIKDCLKNADPNDRAAIMKCLDGLSDEEKLKYLQEAREKAVADCLAMAKTDEEKRKCQNLYSDLIQEIQNKRTQSKQNQLSKTERLHQASECLDNLDDPTDQQAIEQCLEGLSDSERALILGIKRQADEVDLIYSDLRNRKTFDNMAAKGYPLLPMDFKNGGDIATINATNVDADKIASDNPIYASIEPDITKQYETEKTIKDKNLEAKLAKALGGNKKDDDKEKSKKPTAEAKVESNKIDKDVAETAKNISEIALKNKKEKNGEFVDENGNPIDDKKKAEKQDETSPVKQAFIGKSDPTFVLAQYTPIEITLTSKVDATLTGIVSGVVAKDVWNMNGTMILLDKGTKVYGNYQSVKGGTPIMTRLMIVFTKAITPDGVIIPLANAQAAGMLGEAGVDGYVNNHFMKRIGFAVIASVVNSFLQTAPIIALDKLIGLGKGRSERTPEFNYALGQAINGSMQSSAQMSNQILGQLMNIPPSFYKNEGDSIKILTMDDIDFSGVYDVKITNKSVVDEIIKQSTKTLSREHEEITTSPKGGN
- the cagZ gene encoding cag pathogenicity island translocation protein CagZ yields the protein MELGFNETERQKILDSNKSLMGNANEVRDKFIQNYASSLKDSNDPQDFLRRVQELRINMQKNFISFDVYYNYLNNLVLASYNRCKQEKTFAESTIKNELTLGEFVAEISDNFNNFMCDEVARISDLVASYLPREYLPPFIDGNMMGVAFQILGIDDFGRKLNEIVQDIGTKYIILSKNKTYLTSLERAKLITQLKLNLE